The Thalassotalea psychrophila genome window below encodes:
- a CDS encoding M3 family metallopeptidase, translating into MKARILTPIALAIALAGCNSATTETAANTEVAQQTVNVEASNPFYQEYDTPFGIPPFEKIKMAHYKPAMEKGIAEVEAEIAAITNNPDAPTFENTIEAMEKGGDLLDKVTNTFYGLVGSMSTPEMQAISKEMSPKFSAMSDDINLNDKLFQRVKAVFDQKDSLTLNTEQKTLLEKSYKGFVRAGANLNEADKETLRGLNQQISSLSIQFGENLLNETNGFELVIENEKELDGLPESIVAAAAATATARGHEGKWVFTTHRPSFYPFLTYSTNRKLREQLFYAYTHRGDNDNANDNKAIASEMASLRYQRAQVLGYKTHAHYVLENNMAKTPENAYGLLDKVWPASLKRAKQEVVDMQEFAESQGADFKLEAWDWWYYSEKVKKMKYALDESITKPYFELNNTMQGVFYTANQLWGVEFKKRDDLPKYHPDVTTYEVFDKDGSSIGIYMTDFYVRESKRGGAWMSSFRKQFKMYGEDVKPIIYNVLNYPAPVNGEPVLLTFDQASTLFHEFGHAIQGLLSDGYYRSLTGTSLPRDYVEYPSQVMENWMTEPQVLNNFAKHYKTGEVIPAELVEKIQASGKFNQGFATTEYMAAALLDLKWHTLETAELQDADKFEADTLEELGLINEIAPRYRSTYFSHIFAGGYSSGYYGYIWSNIFDADTWEVFKDKGIFNQDAATGYRVNVLQSGGTEDPMTMYKRFRGKEPNPQYLLERRGLVPESK; encoded by the coding sequence ATGAAAGCACGTATTTTAACGCCAATTGCGTTAGCCATTGCTCTTGCTGGTTGTAATTCAGCAACTACTGAAACGGCAGCTAACACCGAAGTAGCTCAACAAACTGTAAACGTTGAAGCATCTAATCCTTTTTATCAAGAATACGATACACCGTTTGGTATTCCTCCATTTGAAAAAATCAAAATGGCGCATTACAAACCAGCAATGGAAAAAGGTATCGCAGAAGTAGAAGCTGAGATTGCAGCAATTACTAATAACCCTGACGCACCAACATTTGAAAACACCATTGAAGCAATGGAAAAAGGTGGCGACTTACTTGATAAAGTAACCAATACTTTTTACGGTTTAGTCGGATCTATGTCTACTCCTGAAATGCAGGCAATTTCAAAAGAAATGTCACCAAAATTTTCAGCAATGAGTGACGACATAAACTTAAACGATAAGTTATTCCAACGAGTTAAAGCCGTATTTGATCAAAAAGATTCGTTAACACTTAATACTGAACAAAAAACATTATTAGAAAAGTCTTATAAAGGTTTTGTTCGCGCCGGTGCAAACTTAAACGAAGCAGACAAAGAAACGTTACGTGGTTTAAACCAACAAATTTCATCATTAAGCATTCAGTTTGGTGAAAACCTATTAAATGAAACTAATGGCTTTGAATTAGTTATTGAAAATGAAAAAGAACTAGATGGCTTACCTGAAAGCATTGTAGCTGCAGCCGCTGCTACTGCAACAGCTCGTGGCCATGAAGGTAAGTGGGTATTTACTACTCATCGTCCAAGCTTTTACCCTTTCTTAACTTACTCAACTAACCGTAAGTTACGTGAACAATTATTTTATGCATATACGCACCGTGGCGATAATGACAACGCCAACGATAACAAAGCAATTGCTTCAGAAATGGCATCACTTCGTTATCAACGTGCACAAGTTCTAGGTTATAAAACTCATGCTCATTATGTGCTTGAAAACAACATGGCTAAAACACCTGAAAACGCTTATGGCTTATTAGATAAAGTATGGCCAGCATCACTTAAACGCGCTAAGCAAGAAGTTGTAGATATGCAAGAGTTTGCTGAGTCGCAAGGTGCAGACTTTAAATTAGAAGCATGGGATTGGTGGTACTACTCAGAAAAAGTTAAAAAGATGAAATATGCTTTAGACGAGTCAATAACTAAGCCTTATTTTGAGCTTAATAACACTATGCAAGGCGTGTTCTACACGGCTAACCAATTATGGGGCGTAGAGTTTAAAAAGCGTGATGACTTACCAAAGTATCACCCTGACGTAACTACTTATGAAGTGTTTGATAAAGACGGTTCTTCAATTGGTATTTACATGACAGATTTCTACGTACGTGAATCTAAACGTGGTGGTGCTTGGATGAGCTCATTCCGTAAACAATTCAAAATGTACGGTGAAGACGTTAAGCCTATTATTTACAACGTATTAAACTACCCTGCTCCAGTAAATGGTGAGCCAGTACTATTAACGTTTGATCAAGCATCTACGTTATTCCACGAATTTGGTCATGCGATTCAAGGTTTATTATCTGACGGTTACTACCGTTCATTAACTGGTACATCTTTACCACGTGATTACGTTGAATACCCATCACAAGTGATGGAAAACTGGATGACCGAGCCACAAGTGTTAAACAACTTTGCGAAACATTACAAAACAGGTGAAGTTATTCCAGCTGAACTTGTGGAGAAAATTCAAGCGTCAGGTAAGTTCAACCAAGGTTTTGCCACTACAGAGTACATGGCAGCGGCACTACTTGATTTAAAATGGCACACTCTTGAAACTGCCGAACTACAAGATGCTGATAAGTTTGAAGCTGATACGTTAGAAGAGTTAGGTTTAATTAACGAAATCGCGCCGCGTTATCGTTCAACTTACTTTTCACACATCTTCGCTGGTGGTTACTCTTCAGGTTACTACGGCTACATATGGTCGAACATTTTTGACGCCGATACTTGGGAAGTATTTAAAGACAAAGGTATTTTCAATCAAGACGCGGCTACTGGTTACCGTGTAAACGTACTACAAAGTGGTGGTACTGAAGATCCAATGACTATGTACAAACGCTTTAGAGGTAAAGAGCCAAATCCTCAATATTTACTTGAACGTCGTGGTTTAGTACCAGAAAGTAAATAA
- a CDS encoding DsbA family protein produces the protein MFTSVACGPQGSSQEKEKNIDELKAEIAKLNSQVELIQKQVNDIHEIAVASQKPKSRKLPNQVNFDADGTLPSLGDDTADIAIIEFSDFQCPYCKRYLDQTFPLLSKNYIEQGKVKYLIRDFPLSFHPKAQGAAIAGICAQQQGSYWPFRDNLFNNMNKLEDSYYLQLSQELQLDKPLFEQCLSETTHLAKIQTDVALGKSLGVTGTPAFIVGKVENNVLVEPQLIIGAQSYRSFSIILNELAAPQ, from the coding sequence ATGTTTACTAGTGTTGCGTGTGGGCCACAAGGTTCATCGCAAGAAAAAGAAAAGAACATAGATGAATTAAAAGCTGAAATAGCAAAATTAAATAGCCAAGTTGAGTTAATTCAAAAGCAAGTGAATGACATTCATGAAATAGCTGTTGCTTCACAAAAACCAAAATCGAGAAAACTTCCTAATCAAGTTAATTTCGATGCAGATGGTACTCTGCCAAGTTTAGGTGATGATACAGCCGATATTGCAATCATTGAATTTTCAGACTTCCAATGCCCATATTGTAAAAGATATTTAGATCAAACATTTCCATTACTTAGTAAAAACTATATTGAACAAGGAAAAGTTAAATATTTAATCCGTGACTTTCCTTTAAGTTTTCACCCTAAAGCTCAAGGTGCAGCTATTGCAGGTATTTGTGCTCAACAACAAGGCAGTTACTGGCCCTTTAGAGATAACTTATTTAACAATATGAACAAGCTAGAAGATAGCTATTACTTGCAACTTTCTCAAGAATTACAATTAGATAAACCATTATTTGAACAATGTCTAAGTGAAACTACTCATTTAGCCAAAATACAAACGGATGTGGCACTAGGAAAATCATTAGGAGTTACAGGTACACCGGCTTTCATCGTTGGCAAAGTGGAAAATAACGTTTTAGTTGAGCCACAGCTGATAATTGGCGCACAAAGCTATCGTTCGTTTTCTATTATTTTGAATGAGTTAGCAGCCCCGCAATAG
- a CDS encoding sigma-54 interaction domain-containing protein, which yields MDKYEQTKQVLNRNVLVVGDNEQADYVNTELKRYNWHGLSVSKNCNSKELINKLEIKIAIVIFSITEQSKTYKLIDKLKSYFKRLNWIAVLTDYDAKKTQLDPLFTSYFVDFFHFPINYTQLSNCLGHAHGMAGINTNKVGNSKQSDKETLIGKSKLIQGLKEKIEKVSQVDNSVLLTGETGVGKDLCAAIIHQKSNRADGPFISINCGALPEHLIHSELFGHEKGAFTGAINKYIGHIEQANNGTLLLDEIGDLPLNLQVNLLHFLEDHTIERLGSCNKIKVNCRIIAATHIDLEHAIEEGKFREDLFHRLNIINIKLPELRSHKEDIELLAKTFLSEERARKLILTDETLEAMLIYEWPGNVRELKNRLQRAAVMADDSELNISDLGLNSQKIKANALYVSNQTKHIDTETLLAAIEHNNHNITAAARELNISRTTFYRLVKKCNIKL from the coding sequence ATGGATAAATATGAACAGACAAAGCAGGTGCTAAACCGCAACGTTTTAGTGGTCGGTGATAATGAGCAAGCCGATTACGTTAATACCGAATTAAAACGGTATAACTGGCACGGCTTGTCTGTGAGTAAAAACTGTAATAGCAAAGAGCTTATTAATAAACTTGAAATAAAAATCGCAATCGTCATTTTTTCAATAACTGAACAAAGTAAAACCTACAAATTAATTGATAAACTAAAATCGTATTTTAAACGTTTGAACTGGATAGCAGTTTTAACTGATTATGATGCTAAAAAAACTCAATTAGATCCGCTATTCACTTCCTACTTTGTCGATTTTTTTCACTTTCCTATTAACTACACGCAACTCTCAAATTGTCTTGGTCACGCTCATGGTATGGCAGGAATAAACACGAATAAGGTTGGTAATTCAAAGCAGTCAGACAAAGAAACATTAATAGGTAAATCGAAGCTTATACAAGGTTTAAAGGAGAAAATCGAAAAAGTTTCGCAAGTGGATAATTCAGTATTATTGACCGGAGAAACAGGTGTTGGTAAAGATTTATGTGCGGCAATAATACATCAAAAATCAAACCGCGCAGATGGGCCTTTTATCAGTATTAATTGTGGAGCTCTGCCCGAGCACCTGATTCATTCTGAACTTTTCGGTCATGAAAAAGGCGCTTTTACCGGGGCAATCAATAAATACATCGGCCATATAGAACAAGCAAATAATGGCACTTTATTATTAGATGAGATTGGCGATTTACCGTTAAATTTACAAGTGAATTTGTTGCATTTTCTTGAAGATCACACCATAGAAAGACTTGGCAGTTGCAATAAGATAAAAGTTAATTGCCGGATAATTGCCGCAACCCATATTGATCTAGAACATGCAATTGAAGAAGGTAAATTTAGAGAAGATTTATTTCACCGATTAAATATAATTAACATAAAATTACCGGAATTAAGAAGCCATAAAGAAGATATTGAATTACTTGCTAAAACCTTCCTTAGTGAAGAAAGAGCTCGTAAATTAATACTTACCGATGAAACATTAGAAGCAATGCTTATTTATGAGTGGCCTGGCAATGTAAGAGAGCTTAAAAATAGATTACAAAGAGCTGCGGTAATGGCGGATGACTCTGAGTTAAATATATCAGATTTGGGCTTAAATTCTCAAAAAATTAAAGCCAATGCTTTATATGTAAGTAACCAAACAAAACATATAGACACCGAAACCCTACTGGCCGCTATTGAGCACAACAACCACAATATTACAGCCGCAGCTAGAGAGCTAAATATTTCTCGAACGACATTCTATCGGCTAGTAAAAAAGTGCAACATTAAACTTTAA
- a CDS encoding Ig-like domain-containing protein, translating into MNIFNVFSARFFAAAKLCVFSFVLVNLPFSVNAQSADLHNHSSNYSSDILEAKKEEAHKKRRRLEQLTLTLAKQIKQHKNNNNSINSNQLNDLIETAQSRQTLISELLELSPNAVKRSKLPNKISKHAPDEIKQYLLQSQELEGELEIFYEDYEQVELSRLRHVLNTKAGRVELHFVNTKALSKLKHGATVKAKGLFTKSTDSENSAAALIESQTEVALLADDGSTVTTASVSPAQLENTLGEQKTLVLLVNFQDNPSEQPWTIEQVQAMVFGTVNDYYQEASYGQTWLAGDVMGYYTLPVNAVCDTSVIYPAVIQAAADNGIEINNYDRVLYAFPKIANCGWTGKGSVGGNPSRAFINGDLTLRTIGHELGHNLGLHHAKKLECGTDILSGDCYTIEYGDSLDIMGAPGFTGHFNAFNKDQLGWLDSSIVTIESADSNGNYTLAPFESDVIDTIKGIKVLRGFDTSTGFKQWYYLEYRQAQGFDSYLHNYPALTDSVTFHLGTESDMRSGQLIDMTPASSSADWIDSVLPVGSSYTDADARMTITADWSNESGANINISYFGQNCIKASPGLSLSPNESQWVVAGTLLTYQATVTNNDSDECSANIYDVSASAPNGWITTSDHLSLSPGESGTVYLQVKSVDIAIDGFYDISITAANSNENIYFRSGIVSYVIDTPIEECILANPKLILAVDDSGQVEPGTIITYQGTVTNQDSGSCSNANFDVIANVPEGWITEQVTANLAPGESTNVSLNVASTMTANYGVYDFDISAANVSDNLHSANDSARYIVSAPTCVLADPTIEVLSSVNEEVSAGTLVNYSLTITNQDSDACSESSFNVIANVSTGWNSNNSTVNLLPGASAVVSIGLISDSVTPHGVYSITLSVQNASDTNYQSNTNVSYSVLATDNMPPVAVNDSVTLSEKIAITIDVLANDWDPENNELVITSVNQGAKGRVEITSNGKVLYTPAKSFKSSDSFSYTISDGDKTTTATVSLTLNSSEGSNGNNKKGKGKN; encoded by the coding sequence TTGAACATTTTTAATGTCTTTTCGGCAAGGTTTTTTGCCGCAGCCAAGCTATGTGTTTTTTCTTTTGTCTTGGTTAATTTACCATTTTCGGTAAATGCTCAATCTGCAGATTTACATAACCATTCTAGCAATTATTCAAGTGATATTTTAGAAGCTAAAAAAGAAGAAGCACATAAAAAGCGACGACGACTTGAGCAACTAACATTAACGTTAGCCAAACAAATTAAACAACATAAAAATAATAACAACTCAATTAATTCCAACCAATTAAATGACCTTATTGAAACTGCCCAATCCCGCCAAACCCTAATATCAGAATTACTCGAGCTTTCTCCAAATGCAGTAAAACGATCTAAGCTGCCAAACAAAATTTCAAAACATGCTCCTGATGAAATCAAACAATACCTTTTACAAAGCCAAGAGCTAGAAGGTGAGTTAGAAATATTCTACGAAGATTACGAACAAGTAGAACTTAGCCGTTTACGCCATGTGTTAAACACTAAAGCTGGCCGAGTTGAATTGCATTTTGTAAATACTAAAGCATTATCAAAGTTAAAACATGGTGCAACAGTAAAAGCCAAAGGTTTATTTACCAAAAGCACTGATTCTGAAAACTCTGCTGCAGCTCTTATTGAAAGTCAAACTGAAGTTGCACTATTAGCAGATGATGGCAGTACAGTGACAACTGCCAGCGTTTCACCTGCACAATTAGAAAATACTCTAGGTGAGCAAAAAACTTTAGTACTATTAGTAAACTTTCAAGATAATCCAAGTGAACAGCCTTGGACAATCGAGCAAGTGCAAGCAATGGTGTTTGGTACAGTGAATGACTACTACCAAGAAGCTTCTTATGGGCAGACATGGTTAGCTGGTGATGTGATGGGGTATTATACATTGCCGGTTAATGCTGTGTGTGACACAAGTGTTATATACCCTGCAGTAATTCAAGCTGCCGCGGATAATGGTATTGAAATTAATAATTATGACCGTGTGCTTTATGCATTCCCCAAGATTGCTAATTGTGGTTGGACAGGAAAAGGAAGCGTGGGGGGGAACCCTTCACGGGCATTTATTAACGGTGATCTTACATTGAGAACAATTGGTCATGAACTTGGTCATAATCTAGGCCTTCATCATGCAAAAAAATTAGAGTGTGGCACTGATATACTTAGTGGCGATTGCTACACCATTGAATATGGAGATAGCTTAGATATTATGGGGGCACCGGGTTTTACCGGACATTTCAATGCATTTAATAAAGATCAATTGGGGTGGTTAGATTCGAGCATAGTAACAATAGAAAGTGCCGATTCGAATGGGAATTACACATTGGCTCCATTTGAATCAGATGTGATTGATACGATCAAGGGGATTAAAGTTCTACGAGGGTTTGATACATCAACGGGCTTCAAACAATGGTACTACCTAGAATATCGTCAAGCACAAGGTTTCGATAGTTATTTACATAATTATCCGGCGTTAACGGACAGTGTTACTTTTCATTTAGGTACTGAATCGGATATGCGAAGCGGGCAACTCATCGACATGACTCCCGCTAGTTCTAGTGCAGATTGGATTGATTCTGTATTACCAGTTGGTAGTAGTTACACTGATGCGGATGCCAGAATGACCATTACTGCAGACTGGAGTAATGAATCAGGCGCCAATATCAATATTAGTTACTTTGGTCAAAACTGTATAAAAGCCAGCCCTGGTTTATCTTTATCGCCAAATGAAAGTCAATGGGTTGTTGCTGGTACATTGTTAACTTATCAAGCTACAGTAACTAATAATGATTCTGATGAATGTTCGGCTAATATTTATGATGTATCCGCATCAGCTCCAAATGGTTGGATTACTACTAGTGATCATTTAAGTTTAAGTCCAGGGGAAAGTGGTACTGTATATCTGCAAGTTAAATCAGTGGATATAGCTATAGATGGTTTTTATGATATTTCAATAACCGCAGCTAATAGTAATGAAAATATCTATTTTAGAAGCGGTATCGTTAGCTATGTTATAGATACACCTATTGAAGAATGTATTCTAGCCAACCCTAAATTGATTTTAGCTGTTGATGACAGCGGTCAAGTTGAGCCTGGAACTATAATAACTTACCAAGGTACTGTGACAAACCAAGATAGCGGTAGCTGTTCAAATGCCAATTTTGATGTGATTGCTAATGTACCGGAGGGGTGGATTACTGAGCAGGTTACAGCCAATTTAGCTCCTGGGGAAAGTACTAATGTTAGTCTAAATGTCGCTTCAACGATGACTGCGAATTACGGTGTTTATGATTTCGACATAAGTGCTGCAAATGTTAGTGATAATTTACATTCAGCAAATGATTCTGCACGATATATTGTGTCAGCGCCTACTTGTGTTTTAGCTGATCCCACAATAGAGGTCTTAAGTTCAGTTAATGAAGAAGTTTCTGCAGGTACATTGGTTAATTATAGTTTAACCATTACAAATCAAGATAGCGATGCTTGCTCTGAATCTAGCTTTAATGTAATTGCTAATGTTTCAACTGGCTGGAACTCAAACAATAGTACGGTTAATTTATTGCCTGGGGCTAGCGCCGTAGTGAGTATTGGGTTAATTTCAGATTCGGTTACCCCACATGGTGTGTATAGCATTACTTTAAGTGTACAAAATGCAAGTGATACTAATTATCAATCGAATACCAATGTGAGTTACTCTGTTTTAGCTACAGATAACATGCCTCCTGTAGCTGTTAATGACAGTGTTACTTTATCGGAAAAGATAGCAATTACTATCGATGTATTAGCTAATGACTGGGATCCTGAAAACAATGAACTTGTTATTACATCAGTGAATCAAGGTGCTAAAGGTAGAGTAGAAATCACTTCTAATGGCAAAGTTTTATATACTCCTGCTAAAAGCTTTAAAAGTAGCGATAGTTTTAGTTATACAATTAGTGATGGCGATAAAACGACGACCGCGACAGTTAGTCTCACCCTAAATAGTTCAGAAGGAAGTAATGGTAATAACAAAAAAGGCAAGGGTAAGAACTAA